A DNA window from Calorimonas adulescens contains the following coding sequences:
- a CDS encoding PTS sugar transporter subunit IIB, translating to MTKDRVFNVLSICGSGTVSSSMVAEKLKERLSEKGVRINTIEARPTEVANYVSRGGIDFIVTTSPLPGEYDIPVINAVGFLTGFDEEGFMDEVINVISKMQ from the coding sequence ATGACGAAAGATAGGGTATTCAATGTATTGTCAATCTGCGGCTCAGGAACTGTAAGTTCATCAATGGTGGCTGAAAAACTCAAGGAGAGGCTTTCTGAAAAAGGAGTGAGGATTAACACCATAGAGGCCAGGCCAACTGAGGTAGCTAACTATGTCTCGAGAGGGGGAATAGATTTTATTGTAACCACGAGCCCGCTGCCAGGGGAATATGACATACCGGTAATAAATGCAGTGGGATTTTTGACAGGATTTGACGAGGAAGGATTTATGGACGAGGTCATAAATGTCATCAGCAAAATGCAATAG
- a CDS encoding PTS sugar transporter subunit IIA — MLDEDLILINFVAKDKEELLEKMASIMTQKGLVKKTYIRSILEREKTFPTGLPADGFGIAIPHTYPDHVEETAMVVATLKDPIRFHVMGSPDNEIDVKIVFMLAVKDPNKQIQLLKNLMNIFQDREALQNLIDSNDKKEVLNLLSKYLNI, encoded by the coding sequence ATGTTGGATGAAGATTTAATTTTAATAAACTTTGTTGCAAAGGATAAAGAGGAATTGCTGGAGAAAATGGCAAGCATTATGACACAAAAGGGGCTAGTAAAAAAGACATATATACGTTCAATACTGGAAAGGGAAAAAACCTTTCCTACAGGTCTACCTGCTGATGGATTTGGTATTGCTATTCCACATACTTATCCTGATCATGTTGAGGAAACTGCCATGGTTGTTGCCACGCTCAAAGATCCGATAAGATTTCATGTCATGGGTAGCCCTGATAATGAAATAGATGTAAAAATAGTATTTATGCTGGCTGTTAAAGATCCAAACAAGCAGATACAACTGCTAAAAAACCTTATGAATATTTTTCAAGATAGGGAGGCATTGCAAAATTTGATTGATTCAAATGATAAAAAGGAGGTGTTAAACTTATTGAGCAAATATCTGAACATATAA
- a CDS encoding PTS galactitol transporter subunit IIC produces MLEILNNIFNTFSAPVFVPVILFFIALILRVDTKKAFFSALYAGIGLEGFTLLLNSYVPIVVPVVQKMVTNTGVNLPIFDIGWQAASVVAYSTTVGMIFLGLGIVLQLALFLVRWTDIFQPSDLWNNYSYMAWGSMIYLITKNMMLSILCMVVLNLYSLLFSEIVAKRWSKYYNYPNCTIIQLHHVETVPFAILMNWILSKLGADKIKLDPPTLQKKLGFIGEPITLGLLLGLLIGILGNLSSLGTLAAWGQIAICGISTSAVMAIFPRIAGLFAQAFLPLTEATKKSVKGATKAREWYLGVNDATGYGETATLTTGIILIPIMVLLAIILPGNRTLPLVDLIALPYMVEVFVAMSNGNMFKSIISGAIWFSIGLYITTFTAPFFTQVAAQVGVSIPETALMITSFGILAKPLVSLIFLAFLSQSWLLIGIVLAIYFVIFFYFKRNKSVIYNYIERSAVGNDESEGDLNTANS; encoded by the coding sequence GTGCTTGAAATTTTAAATAATATTTTCAATACCTTCAGTGCCCCGGTATTTGTACCTGTAATACTATTCTTTATAGCGCTGATTTTACGTGTAGATACTAAGAAAGCGTTTTTCTCAGCGCTATATGCAGGTATAGGACTTGAGGGTTTTACACTCCTTTTAAACTCCTATGTTCCTATTGTTGTACCAGTAGTGCAGAAAATGGTTACAAATACAGGCGTTAATCTTCCAATATTTGATATTGGATGGCAGGCAGCATCAGTTGTGGCTTATTCAACAACTGTGGGAATGATATTCCTGGGTCTTGGTATAGTGCTTCAATTGGCCCTATTCCTGGTTAGATGGACAGACATATTTCAACCCAGTGATCTATGGAATAACTACTCATATATGGCATGGGGCTCTATGATATACCTTATAACAAAAAACATGATGCTCTCGATATTATGTATGGTGGTATTAAATCTTTACAGCCTCCTGTTTTCTGAAATAGTAGCTAAGAGATGGTCTAAATATTATAATTATCCAAACTGCACCATCATTCAGCTTCACCATGTTGAGACAGTTCCTTTTGCAATATTAATGAACTGGATACTCAGTAAACTTGGAGCTGACAAGATAAAATTGGATCCTCCAACTCTGCAGAAAAAACTTGGATTTATAGGAGAACCCATAACCCTGGGTTTACTTTTAGGGTTACTCATTGGGATACTTGGCAATTTAAGTTCTCTTGGCACACTTGCAGCATGGGGACAGATAGCCATATGTGGTATATCAACAAGTGCTGTTATGGCAATATTCCCAAGGATAGCAGGTCTTTTTGCACAGGCTTTCCTACCTTTGACGGAAGCTACAAAGAAGAGTGTAAAGGGAGCTACTAAGGCTCGTGAATGGTATCTTGGTGTAAATGATGCAACAGGTTATGGTGAAACAGCTACGCTGACAACAGGAATAATATTGATTCCTATTATGGTACTACTGGCTATCATACTTCCAGGTAACAGGACTTTGCCACTTGTTGATCTCATAGCACTCCCATATATGGTTGAGGTATTTGTAGCAATGTCCAATGGAAATATGTTTAAGTCCATCATTTCAGGAGCTATATGGTTTAGCATCGGACTTTATATCACAACCTTTACAGCACCATTCTTTACACAGGTGGCAGCACAGGTCGGTGTGAGTATACCAGAAACAGCACTTATGATAACAAGCTTTGGAATACTTGCAAAACCGCTTGTTTCGCTGATATTCCTTGCTTTTTTGAGCCAGTCATGGCTTCTAATTGGGATTGTGCTGGCAATTTATTTTGTAATATTTTTCTACTTCAAGAGGAACAAGTCTGTTATATACAATTATATTGAAAGAAGTGCAGTCGGCAATGATGAGTCTGAAGGTGATTTAAATACAGCGAATTCTTAA
- a CDS encoding sigma 54-interacting transcriptional regulator: MKERLIELIENEDKKNPYTDGQIAKILGLSRGQVTTLRMEIDIPNSRERLKSVLVKEINDILSKNGNMSDRKLTAILKGRGFDISRYSVAQIRKELGIVTENCSTGYMSTYDCVSKENVNAKRPVEGVCSEAKIAGEETFEELIGYNGSLKLQIQQAKAAVLYPPHGLHTLIIGPTGTGKSMLAEAMYRFAIKCGKLSESAPFVVFNCADYAENPQLLISQLFGHVKGAFTGAHTDKEGLVEKANGGILFLDEVHRLPSEGQELLYYLLDKGKFRRLGETGSTRKANVMIIAATTEDIQSSLLLTFRRRIPMVIELPLLSSRPLIERYMIINNFFNKEATKIGVSIEISGEALRLLLLYDCPGNIGQLQSDIQVICARGFLAYMSIPHRNNKTIKIDLDDLPPHIRQGILNVQKRLPEIEEMVESHLLINPGEDKEEIFDYNNPYVLSGEIYRYIEKKYSELRNRGMGESEIKRQIGGQLEIRFKRVMRRFENNFPIMSREELAEIVGQDIIDMVDKMRFIAEKGLNKRMNNHIFACISIHLNAAIDRIRNNKTIINPRLDKIKSDYKREYYIARDMIQILEDNTGIKFPDDEVGFIAMYLRMLTSPEEVAVGKVGVVVITHGHVAKGMAEVANRLLGVNHAIGIEMSLDEKPESALLRATEAVKIANEGKGVILLVDMGSLVTFGEIITQRTGIPTRTISRVDTVMVLETVRRAILPDAEIDDIVEDIGGDMVGISRLMPVNSQVVKDSAIITICITGEGTAMRIKNLLMKMIPGINDRVDIIPLGVLDSEDINLAIDRIKAEKDVIAIVGTLNPGRKDIPFISIEDVINGKAASKLGSILDIDLKVLPESFIKLSPLSSVIYPELIRIHPEYHSKDEVLQDLVQLLIDNGFVNEKFLLDVYRREIIVPTLIENGIAIPHGTPENVYKSGVAIAILKEPIKWMEKNVVDIVFMFAVKEDDREIPAYLYRFIKNKEFVRYLKQLKTPEYVKNAFIDLN, from the coding sequence TTGAAAGAAAGATTAATAGAACTTATTGAAAATGAAGACAAGAAAAATCCATATACAGATGGTCAGATTGCCAAGATTTTAGGTTTGTCAAGAGGACAAGTTACTACGCTGCGTATGGAGATAGACATACCTAACTCTAGGGAGAGGCTTAAATCCGTTTTAGTTAAAGAAATAAATGACATACTATCAAAAAATGGGAACATGTCAGATAGAAAGTTAACAGCTATATTAAAAGGGCGTGGCTTTGATATATCGAGATACAGTGTAGCCCAAATTAGAAAAGAGCTTGGGATTGTAACTGAAAATTGTAGTACAGGATATATGAGTACTTATGATTGTGTTTCAAAAGAGAATGTTAATGCTAAAAGGCCTGTTGAAGGCGTATGTTCTGAAGCAAAAATAGCTGGTGAGGAAACGTTTGAAGAGCTGATAGGTTATAATGGTAGCCTAAAATTACAGATTCAACAAGCTAAAGCTGCTGTTCTCTATCCACCTCACGGGTTGCACACACTTATCATTGGCCCTACAGGTACAGGTAAGAGTATGCTTGCAGAGGCGATGTACAGATTTGCCATAAAGTGTGGTAAATTATCTGAATCTGCACCATTTGTTGTGTTTAATTGTGCTGATTATGCAGAAAATCCACAATTGCTTATATCTCAACTTTTTGGACATGTAAAAGGGGCATTTACAGGTGCACATACTGATAAAGAAGGGCTTGTGGAAAAAGCAAATGGAGGAATACTTTTCTTGGATGAGGTCCACAGGCTTCCATCAGAGGGTCAAGAACTGTTATATTATCTACTTGATAAGGGCAAATTTAGAAGACTAGGAGAGACTGGGAGTACAAGGAAGGCCAATGTCATGATCATTGCTGCAACCACAGAGGATATCCAATCGTCATTACTTTTGACATTCAGACGGAGGATTCCAATGGTCATTGAACTGCCTCTGCTTTCATCGAGACCTCTTATAGAGAGATACATGATTATCAATAATTTTTTTAACAAAGAGGCAACTAAAATAGGTGTCAGTATTGAAATATCTGGTGAAGCATTAAGACTTCTTCTGCTGTATGACTGTCCTGGCAATATAGGACAGCTCCAGAGTGATATTCAGGTTATATGTGCCAGAGGCTTTTTAGCATATATGAGCATTCCACACAGAAATAACAAAACCATTAAAATTGATTTAGATGATCTTCCACCACATATAAGGCAAGGTATTCTCAACGTACAGAAACGGCTACCAGAAATAGAGGAAATGGTTGAAAGCCACCTTCTTATAAATCCCGGTGAGGATAAAGAAGAGATTTTTGATTATAACAATCCATATGTGTTATCGGGTGAGATATATAGATACATAGAAAAAAAATACAGTGAGCTTAGAAATAGGGGTATGGGGGAAAGTGAGATTAAACGCCAGATAGGTGGCCAACTGGAGATCAGATTTAAACGGGTTATGCGGCGATTTGAAAATAATTTTCCTATTATGAGCCGTGAGGAGCTTGCGGAGATAGTTGGCCAGGATATAATTGACATGGTTGACAAAATGAGGTTTATTGCAGAAAAAGGGTTAAACAAAAGGATGAACAATCATATTTTTGCGTGTATTTCTATTCACCTGAATGCAGCTATAGATAGGATAAGAAACAATAAAACGATAATCAATCCAAGGCTTGATAAGATTAAATCTGATTACAAGCGGGAATATTATATAGCACGGGATATGATACAGATATTGGAGGATAATACAGGAATTAAGTTCCCTGATGATGAGGTCGGTTTTATCGCTATGTATCTCCGGATGCTAACAAGCCCAGAAGAGGTGGCGGTAGGAAAGGTAGGTGTGGTGGTGATAACTCATGGACATGTTGCTAAGGGGATGGCAGAGGTTGCAAATCGGTTATTAGGCGTTAATCACGCGATTGGTATAGAGATGTCTCTTGATGAAAAACCGGAATCCGCCCTGCTAAGAGCCACTGAAGCTGTCAAGATAGCTAATGAGGGGAAGGGTGTAATATTGCTGGTAGATATGGGCTCACTTGTGACCTTTGGGGAGATTATAACTCAAAGGACAGGCATACCGACCAGGACAATCAGCAGAGTAGATACAGTTATGGTTCTTGAGACCGTTAGAAGAGCTATACTCCCTGATGCAGAGATTGACGATATTGTAGAAGACATAGGAGGGGACATGGTTGGTATAAGCAGGCTTATGCCTGTAAATTCACAGGTGGTAAAGGACAGCGCTATCATCACCATATGTATTACCGGTGAAGGAACGGCGATGAGGATTAAAAATCTTTTGATGAAAATGATACCAGGTATAAATGATAGGGTAGACATCATCCCGTTAGGGGTACTAGATAGTGAGGATATAAATCTTGCTATAGATAGGATAAAAGCAGAAAAAGACGTTATAGCAATAGTTGGAACACTAAACCCTGGCAGGAAGGATATACCTTTTATATCTATAGAGGATGTTATAAATGGTAAGGCAGCTTCAAAACTTGGTAGTATTCTGGATATTGATTTAAAAGTTTTACCTGAGAGTTTTATTAAATTGTCACCTCTTTCCAGTGTAATATATCCAGAGCTCATAAGGATTCATCCTGAATATCATTCAAAGGATGAAGTACTTCAAGATTTGGTCCAACTTTTAATAGATAATGGTTTTGTTAATGAAAAATTTCTATTGGATGTGTATAGGCGTGAGATAATCGTGCCTACACTGATAGAGAATGGTATTGCCATACCCCATGGTACTCCTGAAAACGTATACAAATCAGGTGTTGCAATTGCAATCTTGAAAGAACCTATTAAATGGATGGAAAAAAATGTGGTAGATATTGTTTTTATGTTTGCAGTGAAGGAAGATGACAGAGAAATACCTGCCTATCTTTACAGGTTTATCAAAAACAAGGAATTTGTCAGGTACTTAAAACAACTCAAAACACCTGAGTATGTGAAAAATGCCTTTATTGATTTAAACTAA